The Microlunatus antarcticus DNA segment GGTTGGTGACGTGGGCCTGGAGGACCGCGCCCTCCTCGTACTCCGGGGCGGGGACACCGTTGAGGATGGTCGCGAAGAGCGGGCCGAGGTCGTCGGAGTCGGGCATCTCGCCGTTCTCGGGGGCGTTCAGCGACGCGCGGCCGGCTTTGGCCGAGGCGTAGACGACCGGGAAGTCGAGCACGTCGGTCTCGCCGTCCTCGAGCAGGTCGAGGAACAGCTCGTACGTCTCCTCGACGACCTCGGTGATCCGGGCGTCGGGGCGGTCGACCTTGTTGACGACCACGATGATCGGCAGGTTCTTGGCCAGCGCCTTGCGCAGCACGAACCGGGTCTGGGGCAGCGGCCCCTCGGACGCGTCCACGAGCAGGACGACGCCGTCGACCATCTCGAGGCCGCGCTCCACCTCGCCACCGAAGTCGGCGTGGCCCGGGGTGTCGATGATGTTGATGATGACGTCGGAACCGTCCGGTGCGTGGTGCAGCACCGCCGTGTTCTTCGCGAGGATGGTGATGCCCTTCTCGCGCTCGAGGTCCATGGAGTCCATGACCCGGTTGTTGATGTCCTGGTTGGCGCGGAAGGCCCCGGACTGCCACAGCATGGCGTCCACGAGGGTGGTCTTGCCGTGGTCGACGTGGGCCACGATGGCGACGTTGCGCAGATCGCTGCGTACGGGCATGGCGGTGGTGCTCCCTGTTCAGACGTGGGGTGCGGACCAGGGCAAGCCGGTCCTGCAGGCCCGCGACGGCGTCGTTCGGGCAACCAGACGAGTCTACCTGGGACCGGAGGCGCCGGCTCACGCTCGCGCAGGACCCCCGTAGCCTTGGCTTTTCCCACCTGCAGGAGGTCCCATGGCGAACGACTGGCTCAAGGACTCGTTCCGTACCGAGTACGAGCAGCAGTCGGAGGCGATCGGCCGCTTCAACCTCGCGGTGTTCGGCAAGACCGGCGTCGGCAAGTCCACGCTGGTGAACGCGGTGTTCGGTGAGGACGTCGCCAAGGTGGGCATCGGCGAGCCGGTGACGCAGGGCAGCCACCTCTACCTGGACAAGGTCGGGAGCCTCGGCATCGTCGACACCCAGGGCCTGGAGATCGGCACCGACGACCGCAAGATCATCGACGAGATGCAGAAGATGATCAACCGCACCCGCAAGATGCCGCTGAGCGAGCAGGTGCACGTCGCCTGGTACTGCGTGCGCGGCATGGACCGGCGCTTCGAGGACACCGAGGCCGACTTCGTCCGCGCGCTCGACGAGCTCGGGCTGCCGGTGATCATCGTCATGACCCAGGTGCCGCGGAACGAGTCCGGCTTCCACCCGGACGCCGTCGCCCTGGCCGAGCTGGTCCGGCAGCGGCACCTGCCGATCGTGCCCGGGAGCCCGTTCCTCACCTACGCCAAGGCGGACTCGTTCACCGGGCAGCGGGCGTACGGGCTGCGAGAGGTCCTCGATGCCACCTTTCGCGTTGCGCCAGAAGGCGTACACGGAGCACTCGTCGCGGCGCAGGAGATCGATCATTCCCGGAAGGCGTCCGAGGCCCAGAGGGTGATCGCGGCCGCCGCGTCGAGCGCCGCGGCCAGCGCGGCCGTGCCGGTGCCGTTCTCCGACGCGGTCATGCTGGTGCCGATCCAGCTCGGCATGATGGCCAAGATCGCCCAGCTCTACAAGATCAAGTTCGACCGGGCGGCACTCATGGCGATCGCCTCGACGACCGCGGCGACGCAGGCCGGCCGGGCCACGGCCACGGGCCTGCTCAAGCTGATCCCGGGTGCCGGCACGATCGCGGGCGGGCTGATCGGCGCCGGGGTGGCGTCCACCTACACGTACGCGATGGGCCAGGCCTGGCTCGCCGTCTGCCAGCGTGCCGTCACCGGGTCGTTCGGCAAGCTCGGCGACTCGCTCGACACCGACGCCGTGCGCGAGGCGTTCACCCAGGAGTTCAAGTCGCGCCTCAGGCTCCGGGGCGGGCAGAAGACGCGCTGAGCGTTCTGCCCCTCAGAGGTAGTCGAAGTAGCGCGTCCACCAGGACGCCGGGTACGAGGGGTCGACGGTGATCCGGCTGGGGCCGTCGTAGGTCTGCCACAGCGGCGCCTCGGGGACGACGACGTAGCCCAGGTCGTCGAGCACGTCGTGGATCCGCCGTGCGTCCTCGGCGTCCAGCAACGCCTCGTGCTCCTCCTCGTCGAAGACGCCCGGGTTGACGACCGAGACGGTGGCCAAGGACCCGAAGTTGCTGACGCAGACGACCAGGCGCTCGCCCGTGACTGTCGCGCCCGCCGGGATCGCGACCTGCGCGTGCAGGCTCGCGTCCTGCACCGACCGGTCGGCGTCGCACCGGCAGCCGAACGCCGCGTCCAGGCCACTCACCAGCCGCTCGAACCTCGCCCGCGTCGCGGCGAAGTCGAAGTCGGCGGGCCACTCCAGGTGGTCCGGGTCGTCGAGCCTCCGCAGCACCGTCCACATCTCGTCCCCGGTGATCCGCACCGCACCATCCTCTCCGTGACCAGGCCCGTTAGGCTCCCGGCGTGACGATTCCCGACGTCGCGGAGCTGCTCGAGGGCGAGCCGCCGCACGACCAGGCCGTGTTCGCGACGCGCCTCAAGCGCTACTGGCCGGACCTCGTGACGGGTCTGACCGGCGCCTACCCGGCGCACGCGATGGAGATGGCGCACCGCCTCGTCGAGATCGCGGCGGACAACTTCCGGCGCCGGCCGGCCGATCTGCGGCTGCTCGACCTGCAGCGCCACGCCGACCCGCAGTGGTTCGGGCACCAGTCGATGCTCGGCTACGCGACGTACACCGACCTCTTCGGCGGGACGCTGCGCGGGGTGGGGGAGAAGGTCGACTACCTCGCCGAGCTCGGCGTCACCTACCTGCACCTGATGCCGCTGCTCAAGCCGCGGCCGGGGCAGAGCGACGGCGGCTACGCGGTCATGGACTACCGCGCGGTGCGCGAGGACCTCGGCACGGTCGAGGACCTGCGCGACCTCGCGACCACGCTGCGCGGACGCGGCATCTCGTTGACGCTCGACCTGGTCCTCAACCACGTGGCGGCCGAGCACGCCTGGGCAGTCGCCGCCCGCAGCGGCGACGCGCATCACCGCAGCTACTTCCACATGTTCGCCGACCGCCAGCTGCCCGACGCGTACGAGCGCACCCTGCCGGAGGTGTTCCCGGACACCGCGCCGGGCAGCTTCACCTTCGACGAGGAGTCGTCCTCGTGGGTGTGGACGACGTTCAACTCCTGGCAGTGGGACCTCAACTGGCACAACCCGGACGTGTTCTACGAGTTCGCCGACCTGATCCTCTGGCTGGCCAACCTGGGCGTGGAGTGCCTGCGGCTCGACGCCATCGCGTTCCTGTTCAAGCGCATGGGCACCGCCTGCCAGAACCAGCCCGAGGTGCACGCCATCACCCAGGCGCTGCGGACCGTCGCGCGGATCGCGGCTCCGGCCCTCGTCTTCAAGGCCGAGGCGATCGTCGGCCCGGCCGACCTCGCGCCGTACCTCGGGGTCGGCAAGCACGCCGGCAAGGTCAGCGACATGGCCTACCAGAACTCGCTGATGGTCCAGATCTGGTCGGCTCTGGCGGCCAAGGACACCCGGCTCTTCTGCGCGGCCATGAACCGCTTCCCGTCCAAGCCCGTCACGACGGTCTGGGACACCTACCTCCGCTGCCACGACGACATCGGCTGGGCCATCGACGACGCCGACGCGGCCTCGGTGGGGCTGAACGGCTTCGAGCACCGCCGCTTCCTGGCCGACTTCTACGCCGGCGTCTACCCGATGAGCGACGCCCGGGGGCTCGTGTTCCAGGAGAACCTCGAGACCGGCGACCGCCGGATCAGCGGCACGGCGGCGTCCCTCGTCGGGATCGAGGCCGCGCTCGGCAGCACCGACGAGACGCACCTCGAGCTCGCCGTCCGCAAGCTGCTCCTCGCGTACGCGGTCGTGCTCGGCTACGGCGGCCTCCCGCTGATCTACATGGGCGACGAGCTCGGGCTGGTCAACGACTACGAGTTCGACGCCGACCCCGACCACGCCGACGACAACCGGTGGGTGCACCGCCCGAAGATGCCGTGGGACCGGGTCGGGCGGCGCCACGAGCCCGGCACGCTCGAGCACCGGGTCTACACCGGGATGCGGCACCTCGTCGCCGTGCGTTCCGCCCTGCCCGCGCTGGAGGCGTCGGTCGAGACCCAGGTCCTCGACCCCGTGAACCCGGCCGTGCTGGTCTGTCTGCGCTCCGCCCCGGGCCAGACGATGGTCGCGGTCCACAACGTCACGCCGGAGCCGCAGAGCCTCCCGCGCTGGGTGCTGCCCGTCGGCAGCTGGGCCTGGGACGCGCTGACCGAGGAGACGCCCCTCACCGACGGCCCGCTGCACCTGGAGCCGTACGAGGTGCGCTGGTTCGTCCAGCAGACGTGACGTCACGCCCCGCCGGATACGTTGCGCCCGTTCCTGCGGGCGCAAGGTGATGGCGGGGGCGCAGAGTTCGCGAGCCGGGCAGCCGACCTCGACCACGCAGGGCGGCCCCGTTGCTGCGTCCTGTGCGGTTGGTTCGCCGAGCGAGTTCGTAGGCTCGCCTCGTGAGTGCGGTCGAGGTCGTAGAACAGACCCTGCGTGACCTCGGGCTGCCATGGGGACGACGTGGAGACACGTTCACCGTGACGCTGCCGGGGGAGCACAAGCTGACGACCGAGTGCGCGCTGGAGGTCGGGGTGCACAGCGTGCAGGTGCGGGCGTTCGTCGTCCGGGCGCCGGAGCAGGACGCCGACCGCGTGCACCGCTGGCTGCTCGAGCGGAACCTACGACTCGGCGGGATCGCGTTCTGCGTGGACCACCTCGGGGACGTCTACCTCGTCGGGCGGCTGCCCGTCGCCGGGCTGGTTCCGAAGAGCGTCGACCGGCTGCTCGGCGCGGTCGCCGAGACCGCGGACAGGAGCTT contains these protein-coding regions:
- a CDS encoding GTPase family protein — translated: MANDWLKDSFRTEYEQQSEAIGRFNLAVFGKTGVGKSTLVNAVFGEDVAKVGIGEPVTQGSHLYLDKVGSLGIVDTQGLEIGTDDRKIIDEMQKMINRTRKMPLSEQVHVAWYCVRGMDRRFEDTEADFVRALDELGLPVIIVMTQVPRNESGFHPDAVALAELVRQRHLPIVPGSPFLTYAKADSFTGQRAYGLREVLDATFRVAPEGVHGALVAAQEIDHSRKASEAQRVIAAAASSAAASAAVPVPFSDAVMLVPIQLGMMAKIAQLYKIKFDRAALMAIASTTAATQAGRATATGLLKLIPGAGTIAGGLIGAGVASTYTYAMGQAWLAVCQRAVTGSFGKLGDSLDTDAVREAFTQEFKSRLRLRGGQKTR
- a CDS encoding amylosucrase, whose product is MTIPDVAELLEGEPPHDQAVFATRLKRYWPDLVTGLTGAYPAHAMEMAHRLVEIAADNFRRRPADLRLLDLQRHADPQWFGHQSMLGYATYTDLFGGTLRGVGEKVDYLAELGVTYLHLMPLLKPRPGQSDGGYAVMDYRAVREDLGTVEDLRDLATTLRGRGISLTLDLVLNHVAAEHAWAVAARSGDAHHRSYFHMFADRQLPDAYERTLPEVFPDTAPGSFTFDEESSSWVWTTFNSWQWDLNWHNPDVFYEFADLILWLANLGVECLRLDAIAFLFKRMGTACQNQPEVHAITQALRTVARIAAPALVFKAEAIVGPADLAPYLGVGKHAGKVSDMAYQNSLMVQIWSALAAKDTRLFCAAMNRFPSKPVTTVWDTYLRCHDDIGWAIDDADAASVGLNGFEHRRFLADFYAGVYPMSDARGLVFQENLETGDRRISGTAASLVGIEAALGSTDETHLELAVRKLLLAYAVVLGYGGLPLIYMGDELGLVNDYEFDADPDHADDNRWVHRPKMPWDRVGRRHEPGTLEHRVYTGMRHLVAVRSALPALEASVETQVLDPVNPAVLVCLRSAPGQTMVAVHNVTPEPQSLPRWVLPVGSWAWDALTEETPLTDGPLHLEPYEVRWFVQQT
- a CDS encoding type III secretion system chaperone family protein, which translates into the protein MSAVEVVEQTLRDLGLPWGRRGDTFTVTLPGEHKLTTECALEVGVHSVQVRAFVVRAPEQDADRVHRWLLERNLRLGGIAFCVDHLGDVYLVGRLPVAGLVPKSVDRLLGAVAETADRSFDPLVGMGFADSIRREWAWRRSRGESTANLAAFASLDPGRGTPDGL